The DNA sequence CTAAATCTTGTGTCCAAGCAGTAAAATACCTAAAAAAATCTGTCGGAGAAAGCACAGAACGGGAATTAGACCTGATATCTGTTGTTTACCCTGGGGCCAACTCCAAAAGAGCGGCCCCTTATTGATAAGATTACAATTTCGCTACAAAATTACCGGCTATTTGGCGAGCAGAGCCTCAATGCTGGTGAGAGGCGCCACAACTTCCCAGCCGGATTTCCATTGATCGGAGGCAGGAACGGCCTTGGAGAGGTTCATTTCCTGGGTTCCACGACGCCTGCCGTTAGCGTAGTCGATAACACCGCCAAAGGGATTTTTAATAGGTCCGCCGTTTTCCAGAGTCTTCATGTAATTCTCCCATGTGATGTCCTGACCCGTGATGCGACGCAATCCCTCGCAGAAGAAACACCCTGCGACCCAACCGGTCTGGGCATATGTATTCATCGCGTACTGCTCCGGTGCCCATTTGACATAGAGGTCCAGCGCGCCCTGATCATCGTAGGCCACCCACCCCAAGCCGTACACGTCGAACTTGCTCTTGATATCGTTGACAATAGCACTGCTCATAGCGATGTCCACGTTGACATAAGTGGTGACGCAATCCTTGTTGACGCTCTGAGCGGCCAGCTCTTTCACGATGGTGGGCATAGTGCCCTGAATGGACGCCACGATAATGAAGTCCACCCCCGCGTTCTTGATGGAAGTGACCGTCGCCGACACGTCCGCCGTGCCTGCCGTGACCTGCTCGGCCACGAACTCGATGCCGTCCATCTCCTTGATCTGATCCGTCGCGCCCCGATACAGGTTCATGCCCGCGTCGTCGTTGGTATAGATGATTCCCACTTTCTTGGCCCTGAAACGACCTGTGGCGTAAGCCGCCATGATGCGCCCCTCGGTGATATAGAGAGGCTGTACCGGGAAGATGTTGTAACCCTCAGCGTTGGTTTTGGCGTTGTCGGCGTAAAGTTGACCGATACCAGTGGCGAAATAAACGGCCGGAATGCCATACTCCTTCAGATCCTCTACAGTGGCTGCCACCACGGGGGTGCCAAAGTGCCCGACGATAGCGAAAACTTTTTCATCCTCCACCAGGTTTGCCAGAGCCGCTTTGCCCTTGGCTGGGTCAAATTCGTCATCGGCGATGTGGTTGAAGATGATTTGACGCCCGTCAATGCCGCCTTCCGCGTTCACCATCTTCAGGTAGGCCTCTATACCCGCCAAAAACGGCACACCAACAGGAGCATAGGGGCCGGAAGTCGCGGCGGAGTTCCCTACCACTACCTTGGAGTCATCGGCGCCCTGAGAGTAGTTCACGGCCAAAGCTTCCCCACAAAGGAGCAATCCCACAATCGCTACTACAGAAAGCATAGTAAACAACCTTTTCATCTTATTTCCCTCCCGATCTTGAGATATGTAGATATAGTAACCATTGCCCATTTGTCGTGTTGTCGCGCAAACGACAAACACAAAGGAAAATCACTAGACAGAGCCCAGGTAAGCCTCCACCAGCCGGGTGTCCCGTATCAGTTCAGAGGCAGGGCCGTGTATATTGATCTCCCCTACCTCCATAACGTAAGCGTAGTCGGCGATCTTTAAGGTCTGCAGCGCGTTCTGCTCTACAATCAACACCGTGGCGCCCTCCTGTCTGATCTCGCTGATAATGGCGAAAATATCTCGCACCACCAGGGGAGCAAGCCCCAAAGAAGGTTCGTCCAGCAGCAAAATCTTTGGGTTGGCCATCAAAGCTCTGGCCATGGCCAACATTTGTAGCTCGCCACCTGAAAGAGTGTAACTCATCTGCTTTTTCCGTTCTTGCAAACGTGGGAAGAATCGGTAACAGCGTTTGAAACCCTCTTCGATCACTTTTTTGTCGCGCACTGTGAAGGCGCCCACCTTCATGTTTTCCTCCACCGTCATATCGCCAAAAATCTGGCGCCCCTCAGGGGACTGGGCGATGCCCAGGGCGGCTATCTTCTCGGCGTCCATATTCGTGATGTCTCGTCCGTAACAGGTTATCTTGCCGCTCGCCGCGGGGTTCAGACCGGAAAGCGTCCTTAACGTGGAGGTTTTGCCCGCGCCGTTAGCCCCCAGCAGCGCCACGATTTGCCCTTCCAGCAGATCAATATCTACGCCCTTCACGGCCTCGATCGCCCCGTAGCGCACTTTCAGTCCCTTCACGCTCAAAGCGATTCCGCTCATGCCTCTTCCTCCCCAAGATAAGCCTCCTGCACCAGCTTGTTACGCTGAATTTCCCTCGGCGAGTCGCAGGCCAAAAATTTGCCGAAGGAAATGGCGCAGATTCTGTCACACACTCCCATCACCAGACGCATGTCGTGCTCCACCAAAAGAATGGCGCAGTGATATTCATCCCGCACCTGACGAATCACCCCCGACAAGCTGTGGGTTTCGGTATCATTCAAGCCCGCCGCCGGCTCATCCAAAATAATCAACCGGGGTTTCGCCATTAGGGTACGGGCCAGCTCGACTTTCTTCAAAACACCATAGGGCTGTCCACCCGCCGGCAGATCTTTCCGGTCCGCGATGCCCAAAAATTCCAGAGCTTCCTCCGCCTTCTTTCGGAAAAGCCGTTCTTCCCTCCGGGCCTGAGGTAACTTGAAGGCCTGTGCGAAGATCGTGCTCTTGAAGTCGATATGCGCCCCCACAAGGACGTTATCCAACAACGAGAGTTCCTTGATGACCTCCACGTTCTGGAACGTGCGCGCCAGACCCAGCCGGATGACGTTGTGCACAGGGTAATCGATCAGGTTCACCACTTTTTCCACTTTTTCCGCTTTTTCCGTGTTTTCGTCGCCGACGCGGAAAAACACGTTGCCCTCGTCAGGCTTGTAGAAGTGAGTGATGCAGTTGAAGACCGTGGTTTTACCCGCGCCGTTAGGACCGATGAGCCCAAAAATCTCTTTTTTACGCACGGCGAAGGTCAGATCGTTGACAGCCTTGAGACCGCCAAAGCTGATGGACAAGCGCTCCACCCGCAATACCTCCTGGTCTGTTAGGGTGTGGGTGGTCTCCTGGGGAGCCGCGCCCAAATTCATGAGGGGATCGTCCATACTCATCCTACTTTCCTTTCCCTAGAGGGCGCGCGTCTGAACTTTTGCAGAAATCGCCTCGACAGGTGCCACAGCCCAGAGATTCCCTGAGGCGCGAACATGATGACCACAATAATGAGAATGCCGTTAAAAATGTAAGGCAACCCGTTGATGCCGCCTAGAACTGGAATGTTCTTCAAGAAGATATCCGGTATCCCCCACACCACAAAGGCGCCCACCACTGTACCGTAGATGGAACGGAACCCTCCGATGACCACGGCGGCCAGCACATATAGCGAAAGGTTCAGATTCCACACGGAGGGATAGGAAAATTTGATGAAGAACACGTACAACACGCCGGAGAGCGCCGCGTAAGCCGTGGCCAGGGAGAAGGCGACGAGGCGGTACTTCAGCAAGTTGATGCCCATAGCTTGAGCCGCTACTTCGCTGCCTCTCATAGTGTGGAGCGCGCGGCCTATCTGGCCGTTCACTAGGTTGTGAGTGAGAATCATCATCAAGATGAGAAACACCACCAACAAGATGAAGGTCCCGCTGCGGGTGAACGAGTGCCCAAAGATGACGGGATAGGAGACGCTCTTGCCCTGCATACCTCCCGTTATGGCGTCCACTTGCTCAAAGCTCTTCAGCAGGATCTCCGACACGCAGAGAGTGGCGATAGCGAGATAAATACCCTCGATGCGCAACGAAATGAGCCCCACTATGACGCCTATCAGGGTAGGAATGAGAACTGCGGCCAAAAGAGCCGCCCAAAAGGACATGCCCAAATCCTTGACAATATAGGCCGCAATATAGGACCCCAACCCCATGAACCCCGCCGTCCCCAGCGAGATGAGCCCGGAGTAACCCAGCAGCAAGTTCAGCCCCAAGGCAGCCACCGCGTAGATCAGCACGTTTCCAATGTAATTTAACGTGCTGTTTCTCATCAGGCCCATGTTCGAGAGCTGCGGCAGACCGGCCAGGAGAAGCCCGAAAACAACAAAACGCAGATAGGTGTTGCGCCAAACCGCCGCGACGAACCCGCTTTTGCCTCCAGGAGTCGAATGGATATCGTTCATAGAATTTCCCCCTCAGGCCTTTTTCTAGACCTTTTTGATGAATTTTTGGCCGATGATTCCGTTAGGGCGAAAGATAAGGAAAATCAGAATGAGAAGGTACATAATTTGCTCGCCCCATATGGAACTGACGTAATACACAAGCAAATTGCGTCCCACTCCTATGATATAGGCACCCAAAACCGGACCATAGAAAGACTGGAACCCGCCCAGCACGCAGGCAAAAAGGGCGTTGACCTGCACGGGGTTCATCAAGACTGTGGTCACCGTGGTGGTGGGGGCGATCATTACCCCCGACAGGCAGCCCAAGATCCCCGCCAAGGCCCAGGCCGTCAGCGTTACCTGCCGGGTGGGCACGCCCATCAGGCGGGCCACAGGCTCGTTGGATGCTGTTGCACGTATGGCGAGACCCATTTTGGTTTCCTGAAGCACGTAAAACAAAATTCCCATGATGAGCAGTCCCAGGCTGATGTTCAAAATGGCGTTGTAGGAGATGGACGCTCCCCCAAAAGATAGATCTCCGCTTTGTATGAAGCGAGGCAGCAGCAAAGGAGCCACCCCGAACATCATGGGGGCCAGTCCAAGGAACACCATAATAAGCCCCAGGGTGATGATCTGTTTACCCACCGGCGACACCTTTTTCGTCCGGCGAATGATCAGTACGTCCACCAGGAACCCGGTGAACACGGCGGAGACGACTCCGCACAGAGTGGAAAGCCACAGAGGCAGGCGCAGAGACAAAAACGCGTAGGTGACCACAAAAGTGCTGAACATGCCCATGGACCCCTGAGCGAAATGCGTGATAACGCTGGTGCGATAAATGATGATGATGCCGAGCGCGGCGAGAGCGTATACGCTGCCCGTCTCTAGGCTGCGCGTGAAAAGCTGCAGGATGGTACCCCATTCGTTGCCCACAATATCCGCCCCTCTCCAAAGACATAAGCCTCTGATGATGACAGCTATGTCATTAAAACCGAAAAAAATTATGCTCTGTCAATTCAAATAAACTTAGAGAAACTGGAAAGTTTGAACCCATTATAATTGTAATTTCGCCGCTTGGCAAGAAGTTTTCCGATCTCTTGAGATAAAGAAATTTCTTTGATATACTTATAATTGACGGGATGACATGCTTGTCATACTTGTCATATTTAATCGACATTCAAAACGTCCATAATATTGACATTTATACTTTTTTATACTTAATGTTTTTATACTTGTATTTATACTTGTTACTTGTTACTTGTTACTTGTTACTTGTTACTTGTTACAGAAAGGAGATTTTGCAGGGTGAAAGCTAAAAATGTTGGCATTGTGGGTCATGGTTTGTATTTGCCTCAATCGATCATGACCGCCAAAGAAATATCGGAGGCGACTAAGGGCATTTGGAGCGAGGAGGCCGTCAGAGATAAGCTGGGGATTGTCAAAAAAACCATCCCGGGCCCGGAGGACGGCACCCAGGAGATGGGGGCTCGCGCCGCGCAAGACGCGCTGAATCGCGCCAGTCTGGACCCGAAGGAGATCGACGTGATTCTCTGCGTGGGCGAGGAGTGGAAAGAATACCCCCTCACCACCTCAGCGCTTTACATCCAGGACAGAATCGGCGCCGTGAACGCTTGGGGCATCGACGTGGCGAACCGCTGTTGTACCACCTGCGCGGCCATTAAAATGGCGAAGGACATGCTGATCGCCGACGACGAAATCCGAACCGTCCTAATCGCCGGCGGGTACCGCAATGGCGACTTTGTGGACTATACCGACAAAGACATGAGCATGATGTACAACCTAGCGGCTGGCGGCGGCGCGCTGATTCTGCAAAAAAACCTGGACAAAAACCTGGTGCTGGGAAGCCACGTTATGGCCGATGGCTCCCTGGCACGAGACGCGGGTGTCGAGATCGGCGGTATCGCGGTACCGTTCACACCTGACAACGTGGAAGAAGGCTACAAATCCCTGCGCCTGCTGAACGCCCCTCATATGAAAACACGCCTGAACGAGGTCAGCGTCTCGAATTGGTACCATTGCATCGACGAGAGCCTCCGCAAAAGCGGCGGCCTCACTCGAAAGGATATTGATTACCTCGCCATCCTTCACTTCAAACGGAGCCAGCACTTGGCGATGGTCGCGGAGCTGGGTCTCACGCCGGAACAGACCTTTTACTTAGAAGACTACGGCCATATGGGACAGATCGACCAGATTCTTTCCCTGTCCCTGGGACTGGAGCACGGCAAGGTCAAGGACGGCACCCTTGTGACCATGATAGCCGCCGGCATCGGGTACGTGTGGGCCTCTACCTGCGTGCGCTGGGGCAAATAAGCGAGTCTAAGCGAGTCTAAAAGGAGCGATAGCGATAATGATATTCGACTACAGCGCGAAGAAAATTTCTGTGGAACAGGCTCTCGCTATGGTGAAGTCGGGTGACAACATCACCGTGGGCATGGCCGCGGCCGAGCCAAAGGAGTTCCTAACCAACCTGCACCACATAGCGGATCGCGTGGAGGATGTGACCGTCACCAATTGTCTGTCCACCGTCCCGGGCGAATACCTTTCAGAAAAATATTTTGAGCGCGCCTTCAAGCTGGATAGTTGGTTCTACTCCCCACCTCTGCGCAAACTGCACAAAACCGGGCGCGTCTCCTTCATTCCCAACCATCTTCACTTCGCCGGCACCAAGCGCAACTATCACAAAAAAACAAACATTTTCATCAGTTCAGCCTCCATGCCGGAGGAGACCGGCCGCGTCCGCTTCTCCGCCGGTAACGTGTATGAGGAGGAAATCGCCAAACATTCCGACGTGGTCATCCTGGAAATTACGCCGGGAGCGCCCCACAGCTTCGGCGAGAACTACCTGGAGTGGGATGATGTGGACTACGTGATCGAGTGTGACTACACTTTGCCCACCATTCCAGACGTTCCCCCCAACGAAAAAGACCAAAATATCGGCAGGCATATTGTGGATCTCATCCACGACGGGGATTGTGTTCAGGTGGGGATCGGTGGTATCCCCAATGCGGTCTGCGAATTTTTGAACGAGAAAAAAGACCTGGGCATCCACACCGAAATGATGACCACCGGCATCATGAAGCTGATGAGACAAGGTGTGGTGAACGGCAGCAAAAAGCAAATGGACCTTGGGAAAGTGGTGTGCGCTTTCGCCCTGGGCAGCCAGGAGATGTACGAGTTTATGAATGATCACCCGGATATTCTGGTAAAACGGGGCAGTTGGGTCAATGCTCCCCACGTCATAGCCCGCAATGACAACCAGGTCAGTATCAACACGTCGGTGGAAGTGGATTTGACCGGTCAGTGTTGCAGCGAAAGCGTGGGCCCCACGCAGATTTCCGGAACCGGCGGTCAGAGCGACACGGCAGTGGGCGCTCAGGACAGCAAAAACGGGCGCAGCGTCATCGCGCTTTACAGCACGGCGCTGCTGAAGAACGAGACCACGGGCGAGAAAGAGGAGGTTTCGAAGATCGTGCCGACGCTCAGACAGGGCGCGGCCGTTTCCCTTTCTCGCAACGACGTGGACTGGGTCGTCACCGAATACGGCGCGGTAAACCTGAGGGGCTCCACCATCCGTGAGCGCGCCGAGCTTCTGATCTCCATCGCGCACCCCAAGTTTCGGGAAGAATTGCGTGCCGCGGCGCGAAAATCGCAATATTGGCTGTAAGCCTGGGAGGATCTTGTCATGGCGACCTTTCGGTATGAGGAGCGGGATCTGTATTACGAAGACATGGGCAGCGGCGAACCCTTGCTGGTCTTAAACGGGGTCTTCATGTCCTGCGAATCCTGGAAACTCTTCGAGCGCAGATTTACGGAGAAAAACCGTCTTTTGTTGCTGGACTTCCCAGATCAGGGCAAAAGCGCGAAAATGGACCGGGAGTACACTCAGGACCTTCCGGCGGGGGCGGCGGGGGCTCTCATAGAACATCTGGGATTGAGCTCCGTGAATCTGGCGGGCATCAGCTACGGCGGTGAAGTGGCCATGAAGCTGGCCTCCCTTCGCCCGGAAAAAGTAAAGCGCCTGGTTCTCGCCAACACGACCGCCTATACCTCTCCTTGGCTACGGGACATCGGGCATTCCTGGGAGTACGCCTGCAAGAGTTACGACGGCCACCAGTTTTTCAAGACCTGCATCCCGATTATCTACTCCCCTTGGTTTTACGAAAAAAATTACGAATGGTGCGCGGCCAGGGAGGAAACGTTCGTCAAGACCTTCGCTCCGGAGGTGTACGACTCTTTCGCGCGATTGATTCGCAGCGCTGAGTTTCACGACGAGCGTGAGAATCTGCGTAAAATAACGGCTTCCACCTTGGTTATTTCCTCCGAATACGACTATGTGACCCCGCTCTGCCAGCAGCGGGAGCTGGTGGATCTTATACCCGAAGCTGTCGGACATGTGGTCATCGAGGGGTGCGGTCATGCCTCGATGTACGAAAAGCCGTCGGAGTTCGCTTCCCTGCTTCTCGGTTTCGTCAATGGCTCGGCGGAAGTACGCGTAGCCTGAAATAGCGTCTAAAATAAAACCTGAAATAAAGGCAAGAAAGGAGAATAAAATATGGGAGTTATTCGATACACTTTTTCCGAGCTTGCGATAGGAATGAAGGATTCGCTGGCGCACACGGTCACTCGTGAAGACGTTCAGCAATTCGCGGATTTGACGGGGGACCGTAACCCTCTCCACGTGGATGAGGAATTCGCGCGAAATTCTATATTCGGGAAGCCTATCGCCCACGGGATGTTCGGAGCCGGCTTCATCTCCGCCGTGCTGGGCCTGCGGCTTCCCGGTCCGGGCAGTCTGTACATGGATCAGTCCCTTCGATTCAAAAAGCCCGTTTTTATCGGGGACACGATCACGGCCACCGCCGAGATAACGGACCTCAACCCCGAAAAATATCAAGTGCGCCTGTCGACGATCTGTACTAACCAAGAGGGCGCGGTCGTTATCGAAGGCGAAGCGTTGTTACGTTTCAAAATTTTGGAAAAATAAGATTTAGGCGGTATCGCGGGTTGGTATAACATGGACTTTGCGCTATACTGTTTTAGATTTACTTTGAAAAAATTGAAAAAATAAATTGAAAAAATAAACGCAAAGGAGCCAGCAATGCCGACTCGAACATTCCGCAACCTGGCAGTGGAAAAACAGGAAAAAATTTTACAGGCTGCCATTAGAGAATTCAAGCAGCGCAACGTACAGGAGGCGAACCTCTCCAACATCGTCAGCGCGGCCGGAATTTCTCGCGGTAGCCTGTATCAATACTTTTCAAACAGGGAAGATATGTACGTCTATATTTTCGACACTTTGCGCGCGCGGCGCGCCGAGTACGTAAAGCCCGCCTTCAATCTGTATAAGAAAGCGCCTTTCATCGAGTTTTTCGAGGCCTTTTACTTGCGCGACAGCGAGTTTTTGCTGATGCACCCGGACCATATTGAGTTGGGTAAACAACTATACAGTCATGCTCACGGCGTTTCCCGTGGACTGATCCAGCGTCAGCAAATCCAATACAAAGAATCCTTTCTCATCGCCATCGAGTTCGACAAGGAACGAAATATCATTGCGCCCGATATCGACTCCTCCGCCTTGGCCGAGTTGTGCGTGCATTTTGTCACCGACATCTTCATCTTCCATAGCGTGACGAGCCAGCTTTCCATGGAAAATATCCGCCGGCATGCGAGCAAGACCCTGTACATCATCAAAAACGGCATCACCCTGCGGAACGCGTTCCCTTTGGACAACCAATCGAGCCGTCAATGAATTATCAATTAGTCATTAATGAGCCGTCAATACTTAGTGTCGAAGTCCCAGGGCGCGCCGCCGGCCAAACAGCCGCCGTCGATGTGGACCATCATCCCGGACATGTACGAAGACGCGTCGGATGCCAGCAGAAGGGCGGTTCCCAGTATTTCCTCCGGTGTGCCAGGGCGCTCCATCGCGATACGTTCCTTCAGGTAACGGCTCCGCGTCGGATGCTCCCAGGTCACGGTGGTCAGGGGGGTCAGGATATGGCCGGGCGCGATGGCGTTGGCACGGATGCCGAACTTTGCCCACTCCACCGCCATTGAGCGGGTCAGCGCGGTGAGGGCGCTTTTTGTCGCGCCGTAGACGCCGCATCCCCCCAACATCCCCACGGAGTTGTGCGACGCCATGTTGATGATGTTACCCTTCCCCGCTTTCCGCATGTGTTTCGCGACCTTCTGGGAGATGAAATACAGCCCCTTCAGGTTGATCTGCATGATGCGGTCGTAGGTGCTTTCCTCCACGTCAAGCAGGCCCTCGCGTTTGTTGATTCCCGCGCAGTTGAACAGGACGTCGATCCGCCCGTGTTTCTCCACCACCCGTTCCACGCAATTCTGGATGTCGTCCATGCGCGTAAGATCAAGGACGAACGAAGAAACCTCCCTTCCGCTCTCTGATTCGATTTCTGATTCTGATTTGATTTCTTTCTCCAGTTCCGCCAATTTAGCGGCGTCCATGTCACAGAGCGCCACGGACGCACCAGCGTTGGCGAAGCCTTTGCAAAGGACGCTGCCGATTCCTCCGGTCGCGCCTGTAAAAAGAATCACTTTTCCGTCGAGAGAAAAAATCTTCTCCAGATATACCCCCACGGACGGGCGTCCTGAATCCGCCAACCCTACCACTCCTATCTTATCCTACCTATCTTTTCCTACCGTTCTACTAAACCTATGCAAACCTGAATAAATCCGATCAAATATGATCAGGAGCAAGTTTACTGTTGGCTTCCTGCTTCACCGAGGCCAGTTTCACCATCATCTCGCGACGACGTCCAGAGCTTTCCTCTCCACAGGCTGACACCGCTGACACCGTGGAACTCACAGCGTAATGTTTTAGATGCTTCACCTATGCTTAACAATATATTCATAATTACATATATTAACATAGATTTAATCATATTTCAATCGTACTTTTCCTACCCTATCTTATATTCATACTGATATTCACGCTCAGGAGGCGGCTTCGGCTTCCAGTCTTCTATAGTAGGCCCTCGCGCGGACGATGCCGCCCCAGATCAGCCACGCGACAGCAACCAGCAGAATCAGGCCGATGGGACGCTGAAGAAGGGGCAAGAACGCCCCGCGGCTTTGCATAAGGGCCTGCCGGAAACTAACGTCGGCGAGGGGTCCTAAGATCAGTCCCAGTACCATCGGGGCCAGCGGGTAATCCATTTGCCGAAGGAAGTAGCCGATCATTCCAGCGAATAGCATCAGGTACACGTCGAAAATTCGGACACCGCCGCTGTAAGCCCCGATGACCGTCAGAGGGACGACAAGGGGAAGGAGTAGCTCTCTCTTGATTTTGAGAACGCTCACCATCGGTTTCGCCAGAAGCAACCCCCAGAAGAGCATCGCGACCGACGCGCACATCAGCGCGGCCCCTACCATGGGAAGGAACGCCGGGTTTTCAATGTTGAGCATCGGTCCCGGGCGGACGCCGTGGAGGTTCATCGCGGCCAAGAACATAGCGGCGGGGGGGCTTCCCGGTACGGCCAGCGTCAGAAGAGGAATCATCGCCCCGCCGATGACGGCGTTGTTCGCGACCTCAGGGCAGAGAACGCCCTCCAGAATTCCAGTTCCGAATTTGTCGCCGTCTTTGGATCGCCTTTTGCCGATGTCGTAGGCCAGCCACGCCCCCACGTCTTCCCCGGCGCCAGGGATAATACCGATAATAACCCCGATGACCCCGGAGCGTAGAATAGAGGGAATTAGCGGTTTGAAGACATTGAAGGGCGGAATGACTCGGCCTACTTTTCCTTCGATTTTATAGGGAACACTCTCCTGCAACACGCCCAGGACCTCCGAGATGCCGAACACGCCGATCAGGGTCGCGATCAGGGGAATGCCGCCCCTGAGCTGGAAAATGCCGAATGTGAAGCGTGGATAGGCGTAGATTGCCTCCATACCCACCATCGAGAGGGCGAAGCCGAGAAATCCGACGATCCAGCCTTTGATGGGGTCTTTGTCGGTGCTGAGGGAACCGCAGATCATGATGCCGAATATCGCCAGAAGGAACATCTCCCAGTGCCCGAATTTCATGGCGATGAGATAGAGCACCGGCGTCAGGGTCAGCATGATGAGAATGCTGAAGACCGTTCCGATGAAAGACGCGATAAACCCCGTACCGATGGCCAGTCCGCCCTTGCCCTGCTTAGCCAGAGGAAAGCCGTCGAGAGTTGTCGCAGCCGCGGCGGGTGTTCCAGGGATGTTGATCATGATGGCCGAGCACAATCCCCCCGACGTCGCCCCGACATAGACGGCCAAAAGAAAAGCCACGGCTCGCTCCAGCGGCATTCCGTAGGAGATGTTGATCAGAAGAGCCAGAGCCATCGTCGCGGTCAGGCCGGGAATGACCCCCACCAGAAGCCCCATGACGGACCCGCCGAAAATTAAAGCAATAATCCACGGGTCCCGCGTCATAGCGACGAACATTCCCGTGATATGCTGGAAATATTCCATGTTTAATTTAGTCTCCTCTCTCTATCGTTCTCGGGTTCCTCATGGCAAGGGAATCCTGAAGAGTTGGCTGAAAACCACCTGAACGATTAGCGGTGCGGCCACGGAGATGGCGATCATCCAGTACCATTTCGTCGCCTTCAGAAAAAGGAACGTCAAAAAAAGGTACGCCATGCTCAGAACGGCGAAGTTGAATTTACCTAGAAGAGCCACGTAGCCGAGGATCAATAAGAAAACGACGCTTCCCTTTTTAAAGACGGGAGAGGTGAAGCTTCTTTTGAGGTTGCCGGCCGAGAGAATACGAAGGGCATCCACGCGTCCCCCTCTCAGCGACGAAGTATAAAGAAGAACACCTCCAAAGAATACAAAAAGAATCCCCAGAATCATCGGAAAAAAACCAGGCGATATGAAGAACGTCTGGTATATCCTCATGTTCCGCGCGCCCATAAAAAACATTCCGCCGAATAGAATCAACAGAACCGCCGTAATGAAATCCGCTCCCGCCAATTTCTGCGCTTTATTTGACAAGCCTTAAAACCTGCCACTGAAAACCCACATAAATGTGTAATAGTCCAGATTTTTCCTTTTTCATCCTTATTTTTCCTTCTTCATCCTTCCCTCTTTCGCCAAAGCTACTCAAGTTTGTACGGAAGTCCAAAGGCTTAAATTCCCGTGTAGCCCACCCACGGTACATAGCTTTACACTACA is a window from the Synergistaceae bacterium genome containing:
- a CDS encoding tripartite tricarboxylate transporter permease, translated to MEYFQHITGMFVAMTRDPWIIALIFGGSVMGLLVGVIPGLTATMALALLINISYGMPLERAVAFLLAVYVGATSGGLCSAIMINIPGTPAAAATTLDGFPLAKQGKGGLAIGTGFIASFIGTVFSILIMLTLTPVLYLIAMKFGHWEMFLLAIFGIMICGSLSTDKDPIKGWIVGFLGFALSMVGMEAIYAYPRFTFGIFQLRGGIPLIATLIGVFGISEVLGVLQESVPYKIEGKVGRVIPPFNVFKPLIPSILRSGVIGVIIGIIPGAGEDVGAWLAYDIGKRRSKDGDKFGTGILEGVLCPEVANNAVIGGAMIPLLTLAVPGSPPAAMFLAAMNLHGVRPGPMLNIENPAFLPMVGAALMCASVAMLFWGLLLAKPMVSVLKIKRELLLPLVVPLTVIGAYSGGVRIFDVYLMLFAGMIGYFLRQMDYPLAPMVLGLILGPLADVSFRQALMQSRGAFLPLLQRPIGLILLVAVAWLIWGGIVRARAYYRRLEAEAAS
- a CDS encoding SDR family oxidoreductase, translated to MADSGRPSVGVYLEKIFSLDGKVILFTGATGGIGSVLCKGFANAGASVALCDMDAAKLAELEKEIKSESEIESESGREVSSFVLDLTRMDDIQNCVERVVEKHGRIDVLFNCAGINKREGLLDVEESTYDRIMQINLKGLYFISQKVAKHMRKAGKGNIINMASHNSVGMLGGCGVYGATKSALTALTRSMAVEWAKFGIRANAIAPGHILTPLTTVTWEHPTRSRYLKERIAMERPGTPEEILGTALLLASDASSYMSGMMVHIDGGCLAGGAPWDFDTKY
- a CDS encoding TetR/AcrR family transcriptional regulator; this encodes MPTRTFRNLAVEKQEKILQAAIREFKQRNVQEANLSNIVSAAGISRGSLYQYFSNREDMYVYIFDTLRARRAEYVKPAFNLYKKAPFIEFFEAFYLRDSEFLLMHPDHIELGKQLYSHAHGVSRGLIQRQQIQYKESFLIAIEFDKERNIIAPDIDSSALAELCVHFVTDIFIFHSVTSQLSMENIRRHASKTLYIIKNGITLRNAFPLDNQSSRQ
- a CDS encoding tripartite tricarboxylate transporter TctB family protein, which encodes MSNKAQKLAGADFITAVLLILFGGMFFMGARNMRIYQTFFISPGFFPMILGILFVFFGGVLLYTSSLRGGRVDALRILSAGNLKRSFTSPVFKKGSVVFLLILGYVALLGKFNFAVLSMAYLFLTFLFLKATKWYWMIAISVAAPLIVQVVFSQLFRIPLP